One Chordicoccus furentiruminis DNA window includes the following coding sequences:
- a CDS encoding glucose-1-phosphate adenylyltransferase: MSQNQMLAMILAGGRGSRLKELTNKVAKPAVSFGGKYRIIDFPLSNCANSGINIVGVLTQYESVLLNSYVAVSRRWGLDTKDSGVFVLPPREKAEEGFNVYRGTADAISQNIDFIDNYNPEYLLVLSGDHIYKMNYDEMLSCHKEQNADLTVAVRPVPWEEASRFGLMFTDETGRITEFQEKPKNPKSNLASMGIYIFTWKTLRKALLADMKDPDSSHDFGNDVIPAYLKAGRKLVAYRFEGYWKDVGTVNSLWEANMDLLSKNSGLNMNDNSWKIYTDDASTLPAYFGPEASVNCAYITQGCSVEGEIHHSVLFTGTTVKAGAVVRDTVLMPGAVVEEGAVVTRALVAGGVTIGKGAVVGSEDSKDIELVAKRVKGVE, from the coding sequence ATGAGTCAGAACCAGATGTTAGCAATGATTCTGGCCGGCGGAAGGGGAAGCCGGCTGAAGGAGCTGACGAACAAGGTGGCGAAGCCGGCTGTCTCCTTCGGAGGGAAATACCGGATCATCGATTTTCCGCTGAGCAACTGCGCCAACAGCGGCATCAACATTGTCGGCGTGCTGACGCAGTACGAGTCGGTGCTGCTGAACAGCTACGTTGCGGTCAGCCGCCGCTGGGGTCTCGATACAAAGGACAGCGGCGTCTTTGTGCTGCCGCCCCGCGAAAAGGCGGAGGAAGGCTTCAACGTGTACCGCGGCACGGCCGACGCGATCTCCCAGAACATCGACTTCATCGATAATTACAATCCGGAGTATCTTCTGGTGCTCTCGGGCGATCACATTTACAAGATGAACTACGATGAGATGCTCAGCTGCCATAAGGAACAGAACGCCGACCTGACAGTGGCCGTCCGTCCGGTTCCCTGGGAGGAGGCATCCCGGTTCGGTCTGATGTTCACCGATGAGACCGGACGGATCACCGAGTTTCAGGAGAAGCCGAAGAATCCGAAGAGCAATCTCGCCTCGATGGGGATCTATATCTTCACCTGGAAAACGCTGCGCAAAGCGCTGCTGGCGGACATGAAGGATCCGGATTCCTCCCACGACTTCGGCAACGATGTCATTCCGGCGTACCTGAAAGCCGGCCGCAAGCTGGTCGCCTACCGCTTCGAAGGCTACTGGAAGGACGTGGGAACCGTCAACTCCCTCTGGGAGGCCAACATGGATCTTCTGAGCAAGAACAGCGGTCTCAACATGAACGACAACAGCTGGAAGATCTACACGGACGACGCCTCCACTCTGCCCGCCTATTTCGGGCCAGAAGCCTCGGTGAACTGCGCCTATATCACGCAGGGGTGCTCGGTGGAAGGCGAGATTCACCACTCGGTGCTCTTTACCGGAACAACGGTCAAGGCCGGCGCGGTTGTCCGCGACACGGTACTGATGCCGGGCGCCGTGGTGGAAGAAGGCGCTGTCGTCACACGCGCGCTCGTCGCGGGCGGCGTCACGATCGGCAAGGGGGCTGTCGTCGGCAGCGAGGACAGCAAGGATATCGAACTGGTCGCAAAGCGCGTAAAGGGGGTTGAGTAA
- a CDS encoding transporter substrate-binding domain-containing protein: protein MKRRMMALAMAAVMAAGMTAASVPAASTVSSAAESASGAEEVQSGATGVEDGTLSIAMECAYAPYNWAQPTDDNGAVPIVDSNEYANGYDIMMAKKICDAYGWKLEVHQLDWDSLVPAVQSGQVDAVIAGQSMTKERAEQVDFAGPYLYASIVCLVKSDSKFADAKGKSDLSGGTCTSQQGTIWYDKCLPQIKGAKVQEAAESAPAMLMALETGTVDFVCTDMPTAEGALVAYPDLKILDFSSGSDDFKVSDEDVNIGISVRKGNVELKNKINDVVGKMTKDDFNKMMSDATKIQPLSES from the coding sequence ATGAAAAGAAGAATGATGGCTCTGGCAATGGCCGCGGTGATGGCGGCCGGCATGACGGCTGCTTCGGTTCCGGCCGCAAGTACGGTTTCAAGCGCGGCGGAGAGCGCGTCCGGCGCGGAGGAAGTGCAGTCCGGTGCGACCGGCGTCGAGGATGGCACGCTCTCCATCGCGATGGAGTGCGCATACGCGCCGTACAACTGGGCCCAGCCGACGGATGACAACGGCGCGGTGCCGATCGTGGATTCCAATGAGTACGCCAACGGCTACGACATCATGATGGCGAAGAAGATCTGCGATGCCTACGGCTGGAAGCTGGAAGTGCATCAGCTTGACTGGGATTCGCTGGTTCCTGCGGTGCAGTCCGGTCAGGTGGACGCGGTCATCGCCGGACAGTCCATGACAAAGGAACGCGCGGAGCAGGTGGATTTCGCCGGCCCGTATCTCTATGCCTCCATCGTCTGTCTCGTGAAATCGGACAGTAAGTTTGCGGACGCCAAGGGAAAGTCGGACCTCTCCGGCGGCACCTGCACGTCGCAGCAGGGTACGATCTGGTATGACAAGTGTCTGCCGCAGATCAAGGGCGCAAAGGTTCAGGAAGCGGCGGAGTCCGCGCCGGCGATGCTGATGGCACTGGAGACCGGCACGGTTGATTTCGTCTGCACGGATATGCCGACGGCCGAGGGCGCTCTTGTGGCGTACCCGGATCTGAAGATTCTGGATTTTTCCTCCGGCAGTGATGACTTCAAGGTTTCCGATGAAGACGTGAACATCGGAATCTCCGTCCGTAAGGGCAACGTGGAACTGAAGAACAAGATCAACGATGTGGTCGGAAAGATGACGAAGGACGACTTCAACAAGATGATGTCCGATGCAACGAAGATTCAGCCGCTGAGCGAAAGCTGA
- a CDS encoding amino acid ABC transporter permease, with protein MERFTQLASDMGKLWSKYAGMYMQGVVNTLVLALVATAIGCAIGFLCGILTTIPVARTDSPVKKFFLGLIRVVIRIYVEVFRGTPMILQAVFIYYGLPYFSGNAVQFTNKWAVAILVVSINTGAYMAESVRGGIISVDPGQSEGAMAIGMTHWQTMTSVVLPQAIRNIMPQIGNNYIINVKDTSVMFIIGFADFFSMHKSISGAVYAYFPSATIEMIGYLCMTLAASLILRKIEKRMDGKSDYELVQKDALTATAGTYSYDGSARRNPNREEEELTK; from the coding sequence ATGGAGAGATTCACCCAGCTGGCTTCCGATATGGGAAAGCTCTGGAGCAAATACGCAGGCATGTATATGCAGGGCGTGGTCAACACGCTGGTGCTGGCGCTGGTGGCGACCGCCATTGGATGCGCCATCGGATTTCTGTGCGGTATCCTGACCACGATTCCGGTGGCGCGGACGGACTCGCCGGTTAAAAAATTCTTTCTCGGACTGATCCGTGTGGTCATCCGTATCTATGTCGAAGTCTTCCGCGGCACCCCGATGATCCTTCAGGCCGTCTTTATTTACTACGGACTTCCGTACTTTTCCGGGAACGCGGTGCAGTTCACGAACAAGTGGGCGGTTGCGATTCTCGTCGTCTCCATCAACACGGGCGCGTATATGGCCGAGTCGGTCCGGGGCGGCATTATTTCGGTGGATCCGGGACAGAGCGAGGGCGCGATGGCAATCGGCATGACCCACTGGCAGACGATGACCTCCGTGGTGCTTCCTCAGGCGATCCGCAACATCATGCCTCAGATCGGAAACAATTACATCATCAATGTCAAGGATACATCGGTGATGTTCATCATCGGATTTGCGGATTTCTTCTCGATGCACAAGTCCATCTCCGGCGCGGTGTACGCGTACTTCCCGTCCGCCACCATCGAGATGATCGGATACCTGTGCATGACGCTGGCCGCCTCCCTCATTCTGCGGAAGATCGAGAAGCGGATGGACGGAAAGAGCGACTACGAGCTCGTTCAGAAAGACGCTCTGACCGCCACGGCGGGCACCTACAGCTACGACGGAAGCGCGCGCCGCAATCCCAACCGGGAAGAGGAGGAACTGACAAAATGA
- a CDS encoding amino acid ABC transporter ATP-binding protein, producing the protein MSEEILKIQHLSKNFGNHEVLRDIDFTVRKGDVTTIIGASGSGKSTLLRCINLLETPTSGNIFFHDVNVTAGGIRPPEYRAKVGMVFQSFNLFESMDVLKNCMVGQEKVLRRNAAEAHQVALEFLRHVGMEAYVNARPRQLSGGQKQRVAIARALAMNPEVLLFDEPTSALDPEMVGEVLDVMSRLAKEGMTMLVVTHEMAFAREVSSQVVYMNNGVICEQGTPDELFDHPQKTETKEFLSRFRRG; encoded by the coding sequence ATGAGCGAGGAGATTCTGAAGATCCAGCATCTGTCGAAGAACTTCGGCAATCATGAGGTGCTGAGGGATATCGATTTCACGGTCCGGAAAGGTGACGTCACGACGATCATCGGCGCTTCCGGATCCGGAAAGTCCACGCTGCTCCGCTGCATCAACCTTCTTGAGACGCCCACATCCGGCAACATCTTCTTCCATGACGTCAACGTGACCGCGGGCGGTATCCGTCCGCCGGAATATCGGGCGAAGGTAGGGATGGTCTTCCAGTCCTTCAACCTTTTCGAGAGTATGGATGTGCTGAAGAACTGCATGGTCGGTCAGGAAAAAGTTCTCCGTAGAAATGCAGCCGAGGCCCATCAGGTCGCGCTGGAATTCCTCCGCCATGTCGGCATGGAGGCTTACGTGAACGCCCGCCCCCGTCAGCTCTCCGGCGGACAGAAGCAGAGAGTCGCGATCGCCCGCGCCCTTGCGATGAATCCGGAGGTCCTGCTCTTCGATGAGCCGACCTCCGCGCTGGATCCGGAGATGGTGGGAGAGGTGCTGGACGTCATGAGCCGGCTTGCGAAGGAAGGGATGACCATGCTGGTGGTAACCCACGAGATGGCCTTCGCCCGGGAGGTCTCAAGTCAGGTCGTCTACATGAACAACGGTGTCATCTGCGAGCAGGGGACGCCGGACGAACTCTTTGATCATCCTCAGAAGACGGAAACGAAGGAGTTTCTGTCCCGCTTCCGGAGAGGATGA
- a CDS encoding ACT domain-containing protein — MELEPLSVRFSVCKVTDYSRIDISQPFVFTGSTDKEKSLVCPTDIVPDHTTERDDGWRGFRISGQLAFSLIGILARITQVLAENKIGVFAVSTFDTDYVLTKEANFERAVSALRDAGCIIREAPSPFPSP; from the coding sequence TTGGAACTGGAGCCGCTTTCTGTGAGGTTCTCAGTATGCAAGGTGACTGACTATTCTCGGATCGATATCTCACAGCCTTTTGTCTTTACCGGCAGTACAGACAAAGAGAAATCTCTTGTTTGCCCGACGGACATAGTGCCGGATCATACGACGGAACGGGACGACGGATGGAGGGGTTTTCGTATTTCAGGCCAGCTTGCATTTTCTCTGATCGGCATACTGGCGCGGATCACACAGGTACTGGCGGAAAACAAGATCGGCGTCTTCGCCGTCTCCACGTTCGATACAGACTATGTGCTGACAAAGGAAGCGAATTTTGAAAGAGCCGTCAGCGCATTGAGGGACGCAGGCTGCATCATCAGGGAAGCGCCTTCTCCATTTCCATCGCCGTGA
- a CDS encoding SOS response-associated peptidase: protein MCTRFFVDRSDDDELDSYIKAARDSALANRMHDILGKNPACRGEIRPTDMAAVIAPGRDGKQAVFPMIWGYHIGELTRPVINARIESAMTKKSFSGDWRRHRCMIPASCYFEWEHIRHADGKIRTGQKYAIRPGGESVTFLAGLYRIEEAHGLRYPVFTVLTREPSETLRKIHDRMPVILPREAVNDWIRPDADPEKIAKASLTAMEMEKALP from the coding sequence ATGTGCACGAGATTTTTTGTTGACCGGTCCGATGACGATGAACTGGACTCGTATATCAAAGCTGCAAGAGATTCCGCTCTCGCGAACCGGATGCATGACATTCTGGGGAAGAATCCTGCATGCCGCGGTGAAATCCGTCCGACGGACATGGCGGCGGTGATTGCGCCCGGCCGGGACGGAAAGCAGGCTGTTTTCCCGATGATCTGGGGATATCACATCGGAGAACTGACTCGCCCGGTCATAAACGCACGGATTGAGAGCGCGATGACGAAAAAATCTTTTTCCGGGGACTGGAGAAGGCACCGGTGCATGATCCCCGCATCCTGCTACTTCGAATGGGAACATATAAGACACGCAGACGGAAAAATCCGGACAGGTCAGAAATACGCGATCCGTCCCGGGGGCGAAAGCGTAACCTTTCTCGCCGGACTGTACCGGATCGAAGAAGCGCATGGACTCCGCTATCCTGTTTTTACTGTCCTCACCAGAGAGCCGTCTGAGACGCTGCGGAAAATTCACGACCGGATGCCTGTGATCCTTCCACGCGAAGCTGTCAATGACTGGATCCGCCCTGACGCGGATCCGGAGAAAATCGCGAAGGCGTCACTCACGGCGATGGAAATGGAGAAGGCGCTTCCCTGA